One Glycine max cultivar Williams 82 chromosome 6, Glycine_max_v4.0, whole genome shotgun sequence DNA segment encodes these proteins:
- the LOC100788335 gene encoding kinesin-like protein KIN-14N: MLRIQNFEGDVLFLDNKEQRVGAETMVGTPINGRTRQAFTVVNGGGHDLCPSSTPPSNAGSDYGVIEFTREDVEALLNEKAKRKDRFNYKERCENMMDYIKRLKVCIRWFQDLEMYYSLEQEKLKNSLEMTQKKCIEIELLLKIKEEELNSIITEMRRNCTSLQEKLIKEEMEKSAAVESLVKEREARLDIERSHSTLSEDLGRAQREMQSANQKIASLNEMYKRLQDYITSLQQYNGKLHSELSSVEDELKRVEKEKVSVVENITLLRGQLTVSVSSQEEAIKQKDVLATEVSSLRGELQQVRDERDRQLSQVQILSSELEKVKESTKHSSTELDSLTFKANDLEEKCSLKDNQIKALEEQLATAEKKLQVSDISAYETRTEYEGQQIFVNELQRRLADAEYKLIEGERLRKKLHNTILELKGNIRVFCRVRPLLADESCSTEGRIFSYPTSMETSGRAIDLAQNGQKHAFTFDKVFTPEASQEEVFVEISQLVQSALDGYKVCIFAYGQTGSGKTYTMMGRPGHPEEKGLIPRSLEQIFQTKQSQQPQGWKYEMQVSMLEIYNETIRDLISTTTRVENGTPGKQYTIKHDVNGNTQVSDLTVVDVHSAKEVAFLLNQAANSRSVGKTQMNEQSSRSHFVFTLRIYGVNESTDQQVQGVLNLIDLAGSERLSKSGSTGDRLKETQAINKSLSSLSDVIFALAKKEDHVPFRNSKLTYLLQPCLGGDSKTLMFVNISPDPSSVGESLCSLRFASRVNACEIGTPRRQTNGRSIESRLSYF; encoded by the exons ATGTTGAGGATTCAAAATTTTGAGGGTGATGTGCTCTTCCTAGACAACAAAGAGCAAAGAGTTGGAGCAGAAACAATGGTGGGGACTCCAATTAATGGAAGAACCAGGCAAGCTTTCACAGTTGTCAATGGCGGTGGCCACGATCTTTGCCCCAGTAGTACTCCTCCAAGCAATGCTGGATCGGACTATGGTGTCATAGAGTTCACCAGAGAGGATGTGGAGGCATTGCTAAATGAAAAAGCCAAGAGAAAGGACAGATTTAATTATAAG GAACGATGTGAAAATATGATGGATTATATAAAAAGGCTTAAGGTTTGTATCAGATGGTTCCAAGACCTTGAGATGTACTACTCTCTAGAGCAGGAGAAGTTAAAGAATTCACTGGAAATGACCCAGAAAAAATGCATAGAAATTG AGTTGCTGCTTAAAATCAAGGAAGAagaattaaattcaattatcaCAGAAATGAGAAGGAATTGCACTTCCTTACAAGAAAAATTGatcaaggaagaaatggaaaagtCG GCTGCAGTGGAGTCTCTTGTTAAAGAGAGAGAAGCTAGGCTTGACATTGAGAGGTCACATAGTACTCTGTCAGAGGACCTTGGAAGAGCACAACGAGAGATGCAAAGTGCAAATCAGAAG ATAGCATCACTCAATGAAATGTATAAGCGGTTACAGGATTACATTACAAGCTTACAACAGTACAATGGAAAACTTCACTCTGAGCTTTCGTCGGTTGAGGATGAACTTAAACGCGTAGAAAAGGAGAAGGTTTCGGTAGTGGAGAACATCACCTTGTTAAGGGGTCAACTTACTGTATCCGTT TCTTCTCAAGAGGAGGCCATAAAACAGAAGGATGTCTTGGCTACAGAAGTTTCCTCTCTTAGAGGAGAGTTGCAACAAGTAAGAGATGAGCGAGACCGGCAATTATCTCAAGTACAAATTTTAAGTTCTGAATTAGAGAAAGTTAAAGAATCTACAAAACATTCCTCCACTGAATTGGACAGCTTGACGTTTAAAGCTAATGATCTGGAG GAAAAATGTTCTCTGAAAGATAATCAAATAAAGGCATTGGAAGAGCAGCTAGCAACTGCAGAGAAGAAACTGCAG GTGTCTGATATATCTGCATATGAGACAAGGACAGAATATGAGGGACAACAGATATTTGTGAATGAGTTACAAAGACGCTTAGCAGATGCAGAATATAAACTTATAGAAGGGGAGAGGCTGcggaaaaaattacataataccATTTTG GAATTAAAAGGGAACATTCGTGTATTTTGTCGTGTGAGGCCTTTATTAGCTGATGAAAGTTGTAGCACAGAAGGCAGGATTTTCAGTTATCCAACATCAATGGAAACTTCTGGACGAGCCATTGACCTAGCCCAAAATG GCCAAAAACATGCTTttacatttgataaagtttttaCACCAGAGGCATCACAAGAAGAAGTTTTTGTGGAAATTTCACAGCTTGTGCAAAGTGCTCTTGATGGTTACAAG GTTTGCATCTTTGCCTATGGTCAGACAGGGTCAGGGAAGACCTATACAATGATGGGAAGGCCTGGACATCCAGAGGAGAAGGGCTTGATACCTCGTTCATTAGAACAAATATTTCAAACTAAGCAGTCTCAGCAACCTCAGGGCTGGAAATATGAAATGCAG GTGTCAATGTTGGAAATATACAACGAAACGATCCGTGATCTGATATCTACAACAACACGTGTGGAAAATGGTACTCCTGGAAAACAATATACAATCAAACATGACGTAAATGGAAATACACAAGTTTCTGATCTCACAGTAGTGGATGTTCATAGTGCTAAAGAGGTTGCATTTCTTTTAAATCAAGCTGCAAATAGCAG ATCTGTGGGAAAAACCCAGATGAATGAACAATCATCAAGAAGTCATTTTGTATTCACTCTTCGAATATACGGTGTAAATGAG AGCACTGACCAACAAGTACAAGGTGTTCTGAACCTTATTGATCTTGCTGGTAGCGAGCGGCTTTCAAAGAGTGGATCAACTGGGGACCGGTTGAAAGAAACTCAA GCAATCAACAAAAGTTTATCATCACTGAGTGATGTTATATTTGCCTTAGCCAAGAAGGAGGACCATGTGCCATTCAGAAACTCAAAGCTTACATATCTGCTTCAG CCTTGTCTAGGTGGAGACTCCAAGACACTAATGTTTGTGAACATATCACCTGATCCTTCTTCAGTTGGTGAGTCACTATGCTCACTCAGGTTTGCATCAAGAGTCAATGCTTGTGAGATTGGAACACCTCGGCGTCAAACCAATGGACGTTCAATAGAGTCTCGCTTGAGCTATTTCTAA